The segment TGTGCCGATCCGTCGCTCGATCAGCCGATGGTCGAGGGTGAACAGCTTCATCCGGACCTTGCAGGGCTTGGGCAGGCCGGCGCGCGCCCGATCGCTGAGGGCGGTGTCGCCCGGCCAGTCGGATTGTTCGGCGGAGGTTATCATCGCGAGCAGCGCATTGTCGGTCGTCTCACCAAAGGCCCGGTCGCTGAGCATCAGCGCGGGACGCCGCTTGGTCGTGCGCCGGTCGGTGAAGGGAAAGGGCACGACGACCGTGTCGAACCGGTCAAAGGTCACGGAAGGCCTCTTCGTCGGCGTCGCTCGACCATTCGCTCAAGGTCGATCCGGCCGCCGCCGTCCAGGCCCAATCGATCGCGCGAGCCTTGCGCACGATCACCTTGCCGTCTTCGACCTCGAAGGCGACATGATCGCCCGATTTGACGCCGAGCTGCTGCCGGACGTCGGCCGGGATCGTCACCTGGTTCTTCGCCGTGAGCTTGCTGACGTCCATACCGTATTACGTAATACCGAATGGCGGCGCCATCAACCGACGAGCAGCATCGCCGCCGCGCCAGCCACGGCCGCCAGCGCCGCGACCGCCGCGTAGCGCCAGCCCGATCCGATGCGGATCACCTGCACCTCGGGCAGCGGCGGGGGCGGGGGGGCGCCGCCGGGGGCGGGGAACTGCGCCTCGATCCGGCGGACGAGGTCGGGCAGCCCGGCCAGGGTGCGCAGGTCGCCGACGATGCGGTCGGCCAGCCACGCCTCGGGGCCGAGTTCGGAGCGGATCCATTCCTTCACGAACGGGCCCGACGTCTCCCACATGTTCAGGTCGGGATCGAGGCCGGTCGCCACGCCTTCGACCATCACCATCGTCTTCTGGAGCAGCAGCAGGTGCGGCTGGGTCTGCATGTCGAAGTCGCGGGTGATCGTGAACAGGCCGTCGAGCATCTGGCCGATCGAGATGTCCTTGGCGGGCAGCCCGCGGATCGGCTCGCCGACGGCGCGCAGCGCGGTGGTGAACTCGCCGATATTGTGGTGCGGCGGCACATAGCCCGCTTCGAAATGGATCTCGGCGACGCGCTTGTAGTTGCCGGTGATCAGCCCGTGCAGGATCTCCGCCAGCCACACCCGCGCGCGCCGGTCGATCCGGCCCATGATGCCGAAGTCGATCGCCGCGATCCGCCCGTCGGGCAGCGCGAACAGATTGCCGTGGTGGAGGTCGGCGTGGAAGAAGCCGTCGGCGATCGCCTGTCGCAGGAAGGCCTGGACGAGCAGCGCTCCGAGCGCCTTGCCATCATGCCCGGCGGCGGCGATCGCCGTCCGGTCGGCCATCTTGATGCCGTCGATCCATTCCATGGTGAGGACGCGGCGCGCGGTGCGGCTCCAGTCGATCGCGGGGACGACGAAGCCCGGCACCGCCGCCATGTTCTCGGCCAGCTCGGATGCCGAGGCGGCCTCGCGGCGCAGGTCCAGCTCGCGCGCGGTCCACTGGCGGAAGGTGGCGATGACGAGGCGCGGGCGCAGCCGCGCGAATTCGCCGCCGATCAGCTCGGCATGCGCGGC is part of the Rhizorhabdus wittichii RW1 genome and harbors:
- a CDS encoding transcriptional modulator of MazE/toxin, MazF, whose amino-acid sequence is MTFDRFDTVVVPFPFTDRRTTKRRPALMLSDRAFGETTDNALLAMITSAEQSDWPGDTALSDRARAGLPKPCKVRMKLFTLDHRLIERRIGTLSQADRDAVVHALRTVVGL
- a CDS encoding 2-octaprenylphenol hydroxylase (TIGRFAM: 2-polyprenylphenol 6-hydroxylase~PFAM: ABC-1 domain protein), with protein sequence MTPSFVHIWRLFRWGRTLARHGALRGIERDPLAPPQVRRLSRILRIGARLPAQPAYADAFEALGPAAIKLGQALATRPDLVGEQAAAELSRLQDALPPAPFPLIRAAIEQGLGKPIEELFAAFEEEPVGAASIAQVHRAVTTDGRTVAVKVLRPGIEEEMARAIETYEWAAAHAELIGGEFARLRPRLVIATFRQWTARELDLRREAASASELAENMAAVPGFVVPAIDWSRTARRVLTMEWIDGIKMADRTAIAAAGHDGKALGALLVQAFLRQAIADGFFHADLHHGNLFALPDGRIAAIDFGIMGRIDRRARVWLAEILHGLITGNYKRVAEIHFEAGYVPPHHNIGEFTTALRAVGEPIRGLPAKDISIGQMLDGLFTITRDFDMQTQPHLLLLQKTMVMVEGVATGLDPDLNMWETSGPFVKEWIRSELGPEAWLADRIVGDLRTLAGLPDLVRRIEAQFPAPGGAPPPPPLPEVQVIRIGSGWRYAAVAALAAVAGAAAMLLVG
- a CDS encoding transcriptional regulator, AbrB family (TIGRFAM: transcriptional regulator, AbrB family~PFAM: SpoVT/AbrB domain protein) produces the protein MDVSKLTAKNQVTIPADVRQQLGVKSGDHVAFEVEDGKVIVRKARAIDWAWTAAAGSTLSEWSSDADEEAFRDL